Proteins encoded within one genomic window of Geotalea daltonii FRC-32:
- a CDS encoding DUF2267 domain-containing protein, whose amino-acid sequence MDYRSYMNQVMELPFINDEKAADSAIKTVLGVLASKIDEDWARELTNILPPELDFSTLRGQQQAPVQLSIDDFFSAVAEQMHLDWQQARDLVGRVFHCVKESEEGADIMGEIETKLPPDWAAIVDQA is encoded by the coding sequence ATGGACTATCGCAGCTACATGAATCAGGTTATGGAACTTCCCTTCATCAATGATGAAAAAGCTGCTGACTCTGCCATCAAGACCGTTCTCGGGGTTCTGGCGAGCAAGATTGACGAAGACTGGGCCAGGGAACTGACCAACATCCTCCCCCCGGAGCTGGATTTCAGCACCTTGCGCGGCCAGCAGCAAGCGCCGGTCCAGCTATCCATCGACGATTTCTTCTCCGCCGTGGCGGAACAGATGCACCTGGACTGGCAGCAAGCCAGGGATCTGGTGGGGCGTGTTTTCCACTGTGTCAAGGAGAGCGAGGAGGGGGCCGACATCATGGGAGAGATAGAAACGAAGTTGCCCCCTGACTGGGCGGCAATTGTCGATCAGGCATAA
- a CDS encoding phage tail protein, translating into MDGEMPFPQFRYLVESHGIFAGFSQVTLDQEDLSLHDREKLKLQTANLVLSSGMLTFGTDLYKWLCSVKPQTIERRTISITLHNDTHQKIAAWQVSSAFPVKVRGLQLKSSGHEVVIELIEVEHRGIELIEQL; encoded by the coding sequence ATGGATGGTGAAATGCCGTTTCCCCAATTCAGATACCTTGTGGAGAGCCATGGTATCTTTGCCGGATTTTCGCAGGTTACCCTTGACCAGGAAGACCTGTCCCTCCACGATCGGGAAAAGCTGAAACTGCAGACGGCTAACCTGGTTCTATCAAGCGGCATGCTCACTTTCGGCACCGATCTTTACAAGTGGCTGTGCAGTGTCAAACCCCAGACCATCGAACGCCGCACCATCAGCATCACTCTCCACAACGATACCCATCAGAAAATTGCCGCCTGGCAAGTCAGCAGTGCCTTTCCGGTCAAGGTCAGAGGGCTTCAACTGAAATCCTCGGGCCACGAGGTGGTCATCGAGCTGATTGAAGTGGAGCACCGCGGGATAGAGCTCATCGAGCAGCTGTAA
- a CDS encoding cytochrome c3 family protein yields the protein MKRAVLIILLLSIGALSAVAFAATPKNPGPEIINLKMGVMILPFSHRKHQQDLNNECFHCHPKKTGGKIDNWNKETAHQICISCHDLEEKGPVECKQCHKK from the coding sequence ATGAAACGAGCTGTTTTGATCATTCTGCTGTTGTCAATTGGTGCGTTGTCTGCGGTTGCATTTGCCGCAACGCCGAAAAATCCGGGTCCCGAGATCATCAATCTGAAAATGGGGGTGATGATACTGCCTTTTTCCCACAGGAAGCACCAACAGGACCTGAACAATGAATGCTTTCACTGCCATCCGAAAAAAACCGGCGGCAAGATTGACAACTGGAACAAGGAAACTGCCCACCAAATCTGCATCAGCTGTCATGATCTGGAAGAAAAAGGACCAGTGGAATGCAAGCAGTGCCATAAGAAATAA
- a CDS encoding c-type cytochrome: MLKKMTNMVFPMVLMLQACLFTYAHADASASRKSAILQQRGPMLQKHASAAVVPERTENGMLYKANCAICHGQAKRGQASSLIENAIRKNTGGMGSLRFLTQEQIRTIADF; this comes from the coding sequence ATGCTGAAAAAAATGACAAACATGGTTTTCCCCATGGTCCTCATGCTGCAGGCCTGCTTATTCACATATGCCCATGCCGATGCTTCCGCCAGCCGAAAGAGTGCCATTCTGCAGCAGAGGGGTCCCATGCTGCAGAAGCATGCCTCTGCCGCCGTTGTGCCTGAAAGAACGGAAAACGGCATGCTGTATAAAGCAAATTGCGCCATCTGTCATGGACAGGCCAAACGTGGCCAAGCCAGCTCGCTGATCGAGAATGCCATCAGGAAAAACACCGGAGGAATGGGCTCGCTCAGGTTTCTGACCCAGGAGCAGATACGGACCATAGCTGATTTCTGA
- a CDS encoding lipase maturation factor family protein, whose protein sequence is MESSEYWVPRLLLQRGLGLIYLMGFLVALNQFRPLCGQKGLLPATHYMQLVPFRSAPSIFYLFPSDRAFQLFARLGTGLSLAAVTGLSEAYGTTVSMIVWFLLWAIYLSYVNIGQDFYAFGWESLLLECGFLAIFLGPVGVEPPIVIIWLYRWVLFRVMFGAGLIKMRGDPCWRDLSCLDYHFETQPMPNPVSRFFHLLPAVLRRCGVAFNHLAELVMPCLYFAPQPLAVTGGVVSAAFLFFIIVSGNFAWLNWLAFILCFSTVTTGQLPFLALEVPPFAPPPPLFDAACWGVAILVAIRSIQPMLNMISPAQIMNTSFDPFHLVNTYGAFGSITRERYEIVVEGTADNAPGTASRWVEYEFRGKPGDPQGIPPLIAPYHLRLDWLMWFAAMPSRSRPLWFIHFLAKLLQGDRQVLGLLKKNPFPDKPPLKVRALYYRYRFTTREEHRHTGRHWSRELIGEYLPEVSLSSPSFRRILQVYQLE, encoded by the coding sequence ATGGAATCCTCGGAATACTGGGTGCCTAGGCTCTTGCTGCAACGGGGTCTGGGCTTGATTTATCTGATGGGCTTTCTGGTGGCACTCAACCAGTTCCGGCCGTTGTGCGGCCAGAAGGGGCTGTTACCGGCTACCCACTACATGCAGCTGGTACCGTTCCGTTCCGCCCCCAGCATCTTTTACCTGTTTCCCTCTGACAGGGCCTTCCAACTCTTTGCCCGGCTTGGCACCGGTCTCTCCCTTGCGGCAGTGACCGGTCTTTCCGAGGCATATGGAACAACTGTATCAATGATCGTCTGGTTTCTGCTCTGGGCCATCTATCTGTCCTATGTCAACATCGGTCAGGATTTCTACGCCTTCGGCTGGGAATCTCTCCTTCTTGAATGCGGTTTCCTCGCCATCTTTCTCGGACCGGTCGGCGTTGAGCCGCCCATTGTCATCATCTGGCTCTACCGCTGGGTCCTGTTTCGTGTCATGTTCGGCGCCGGGCTGATCAAGATGCGCGGTGACCCATGCTGGCGTGACCTGAGCTGCCTGGACTACCACTTCGAAACCCAGCCCATGCCGAACCCCGTCAGCCGTTTTTTCCATCTCCTCCCTGCCGTGCTGCGGCGATGCGGAGTTGCCTTCAACCATCTGGCCGAACTGGTCATGCCCTGTCTCTACTTCGCTCCCCAACCGCTGGCAGTGACGGGCGGCGTCGTCTCTGCCGCCTTTCTCTTTTTCATCATCGTCAGCGGTAATTTTGCCTGGCTCAACTGGCTTGCCTTCATCCTCTGCTTCTCCACTGTCACCACCGGCCAGCTTCCATTCCTGGCGCTGGAGGTTCCACCTTTTGCACCGCCACCGCCGCTGTTCGATGCCGCCTGCTGGGGAGTTGCGATTCTGGTGGCAATTCGCAGCATCCAGCCGATGCTGAACATGATCTCTCCGGCCCAGATCATGAACACCAGCTTTGACCCCTTCCATCTGGTTAACACCTATGGCGCCTTTGGCAGCATTACCCGTGAGCGTTACGAAATCGTTGTCGAGGGAACGGCCGATAACGCACCCGGCACTGCTAGCCGCTGGGTAGAGTATGAATTCCGCGGCAAACCGGGGGACCCGCAGGGAATACCGCCGCTCATCGCCCCCTACCATCTGCGTCTCGACTGGCTGATGTGGTTTGCAGCCATGCCTTCCCGGTCCCGGCCGCTGTGGTTTATTCATTTCCTGGCCAAGCTTCTTCAGGGGGACCGGCAAGTGCTGGGACTATTGAAGAAGAACCCGTTCCCCGACAAGCCCCCGCTTAAGGTGCGGGCGCTCTATTACCGCTACCGTTTCACCACCCGGGAAGAGCATCGCCATACCGGCCGGCACTGGAGCAGGGAATTGATCGGCGAGTATCTGCCTGAAGTCTCACTTTCGTCCCCGTCGTTCCGCAGGATTCTGCAGGTCTACCAGCTGGAATAA
- a CDS encoding phospholipid carrier-dependent glycosyltransferase, translated as MTKPETHMPSQAGSISAEPSRACFSPGREDVLIMAAMVVIYLLIALPNLGSFKVPATVWQPLRKGESLVLDLGREVPVSRIYYYCGINDKRFQQTSFSLDYETKGRFRPLAHFEKNDCNIWKFQDAGVTTSRLRIVADTAGGALNELVVLEKGAQVPLAGMRISALNSAGTEPQHLLDEQSTFEAGPSFINGFYFDEVYHGRTAYEHLQRMEPYENTHPPLGKLFIASGIAVFGMNSFGWRIAGTLFGAALLPVMYLFGRKLFGRSFFAFCAAFLMMVDFMHFTQSRIALIDIFGVFFITAMYYFIHDFYVNSCPMAPIKKSAVPLILGGVCFGLGAASKWIAIYAGAGLALLVALQLFRSFRNYRGELGTHRFFWCYLLPVICVCLFSFLVIPAIIYLLSYLPYLMVEGETHGFMDILRNQLDMFDYHSGLKATHPFSSPWWSWPLDLQPVWFYTASGLLPGRTSTIASFGNPAIWWTGLPAVIAAVIIAARKRERRMAVIFTAFAFQYLPWMFVTRLTFIYHFFSAVPFMILCQVYVIQQAMERWPKARWAVSGYLTVAGLLFIIFYPALSGMEVSTDYIDRLRWLKSWIF; from the coding sequence ATGACAAAACCCGAAACCCACATGCCATCCCAGGCTGGATCCATATCGGCAGAGCCAAGCCGGGCGTGCTTCAGTCCCGGCAGGGAGGATGTCCTGATTATGGCCGCCATGGTCGTCATCTATCTGCTGATAGCACTCCCTAATCTGGGCAGCTTCAAGGTGCCTGCCACCGTCTGGCAACCCTTGCGGAAGGGAGAATCACTGGTCCTTGATCTGGGGCGTGAGGTTCCCGTTTCCAGGATTTATTATTACTGCGGTATCAACGACAAGCGATTTCAGCAGACAAGCTTTTCCCTTGATTATGAAACAAAGGGCAGATTCCGCCCCTTGGCCCATTTCGAAAAGAATGACTGCAATATCTGGAAGTTCCAGGACGCAGGCGTTACAACCTCCCGATTGCGGATAGTAGCGGATACTGCCGGCGGCGCCCTGAACGAACTGGTCGTTCTGGAAAAGGGAGCGCAGGTCCCGCTGGCCGGGATGAGGATTTCGGCTCTTAACTCCGCCGGTACTGAACCGCAGCATCTGCTGGATGAGCAGTCTACCTTCGAAGCTGGCCCCTCCTTTATCAACGGGTTCTATTTCGATGAGGTATACCACGGCAGGACGGCCTACGAGCATCTGCAGCGGATGGAGCCTTACGAGAACACCCACCCCCCCCTGGGAAAACTGTTCATTGCTTCAGGCATAGCAGTTTTCGGCATGAACTCTTTCGGCTGGCGCATAGCAGGAACCCTGTTCGGTGCGGCACTGCTGCCGGTCATGTATCTTTTCGGCAGGAAGCTGTTCGGCAGGTCTTTTTTCGCTTTCTGCGCCGCTTTTCTGATGATGGTGGACTTCATGCACTTCACCCAGTCGAGGATCGCACTGATCGACATTTTCGGCGTCTTCTTCATCACCGCGATGTATTATTTCATCCATGATTTCTACGTGAACAGCTGCCCCATGGCTCCCATAAAAAAGAGCGCGGTCCCGTTGATCCTGGGTGGGGTTTGCTTCGGGCTCGGCGCAGCATCCAAGTGGATCGCCATCTATGCCGGGGCAGGGCTGGCCCTGCTGGTGGCCCTGCAGCTCTTCCGCAGTTTCAGGAATTATCGGGGAGAACTCGGAACGCACCGCTTTTTCTGGTGTTACCTGTTGCCTGTCATCTGTGTCTGCCTGTTTTCCTTCCTGGTAATCCCGGCAATCATCTACCTTCTGTCCTACCTTCCCTATCTGATGGTTGAGGGGGAAACGCACGGGTTCATGGACATACTGCGAAACCAGCTGGACATGTTCGACTACCACAGCGGGCTTAAGGCCACCCATCCGTTTTCTTCCCCCTGGTGGAGCTGGCCGCTTGATCTTCAGCCGGTCTGGTTTTACACCGCGTCCGGTCTTCTTCCCGGCCGGACCTCGACCATCGCATCTTTCGGTAATCCCGCCATCTGGTGGACCGGTCTACCGGCAGTCATAGCCGCTGTCATCATTGCCGCCAGGAAGCGGGAGCGGCGGATGGCCGTCATCTTTACCGCCTTCGCCTTTCAGTATCTGCCGTGGATGTTCGTCACGCGGCTGACATTCATTTACCACTTCTTTTCAGCAGTGCCGTTCATGATCCTGTGTCAGGTATATGTAATCCAGCAGGCCATGGAGAGGTGGCCCAAGGCACGGTGGGCGGTCAGTGGCTATTTGACCGTTGCCGGACTGCTGTTCATTATCTTCTATCCTGCCCTGTCGGGAATGGAAGTCTCAACGGACTATATCGACAGGCTGAGGTGGCTCAAAAGCTGGATATTCTAA
- a CDS encoding glycosyltransferase family 2 protein, with translation MSEATKFSIVVPVFNEEKVLPETYRRLHEVMEGLNEPYEIIFVNDGSSDRTMFILDNICEQDRHIRIIDFAKNFGHQTAITAGMDYADGDAVVVIDADLQDPPELIPQMIDRWREGYDVVYGKRKERKGETLFKRFSAALFYRLMRKMTDVDIPVDTGDFRLIDRRVCDALKSIKERNRYIRGIISWLGFRQIGVEFSREERFAGETKYPMKKMLKFAFDAITSFSFKPLKLSSYLGMSLSFFSFVYLMVVVYQKFFTDRTVAGWASSMVISLFFNGIVLMMLGIAGEYIGRIYDETKGRPLYVVRRVRNFAVEKDCRGR, from the coding sequence ATGTCTGAAGCGACAAAGTTTTCAATCGTGGTGCCGGTGTTTAACGAAGAAAAAGTCCTTCCCGAGACCTACAGACGGCTCCATGAAGTGATGGAGGGGCTGAACGAGCCCTACGAGATTATCTTCGTCAACGACGGCAGCTCCGACCGCACCATGTTCATACTCGACAATATCTGCGAGCAGGATCGGCACATCAGGATTATCGACTTCGCCAAGAATTTCGGCCACCAGACTGCCATCACCGCAGGGATGGACTATGCGGACGGCGACGCGGTAGTGGTCATCGATGCCGACCTTCAGGACCCGCCGGAACTGATACCGCAGATGATCGACCGCTGGCGGGAGGGGTATGACGTGGTCTACGGCAAGCGGAAAGAACGCAAGGGGGAAACCCTTTTCAAAAGGTTCTCGGCAGCCCTTTTTTATCGGCTGATGCGCAAAATGACCGATGTGGATATCCCCGTGGATACCGGCGACTTCAGGCTGATCGACCGCAGGGTCTGTGACGCCCTCAAATCCATCAAGGAGAGAAACCGCTATATCAGGGGCATCATCAGCTGGCTCGGTTTCAGGCAGATCGGCGTGGAATTTTCCCGCGAGGAGCGCTTTGCCGGCGAGACCAAATACCCCATGAAGAAGATGCTCAAGTTCGCCTTCGACGCCATTACCTCCTTTTCCTTTAAGCCGCTGAAACTTTCATCCTACCTGGGGATGTCCCTGTCATTTTTCAGCTTCGTCTACCTGATGGTGGTGGTCTACCAGAAGTTCTTCACCGACCGGACCGTTGCCGGTTGGGCCTCCAGCATGGTCATCAGCCTCTTTTTCAACGGTATCGTGCTGATGATGCTGGGCATTGCCGGTGAGTACATCGGCAGGATCTATGACGAGACCAAGGGGAGACCCCTCTACGTGGTGCGCCGGGTTAGGAACTTCGCCGTGGAGAAGGACTGCCGGGGAAGGTAA
- a CDS encoding TolC family protein → MRRDWLKLPLPIIILVQLLSIDGQCESLPQELNLSRTDAIKMAITGNIEVHNESLSSFMAELDSIRSRSIYNPLLTLSANSGINASPGEPFRTRNTQTTIGLSQNLPTGGSISVTTQTGYATAESEDPELTSRNWQTSLGLNLSQPLLRNAGRETNEFSIFAADSNLQDAVERFRSIIIDTVHAVVTSYNRLYTLRRILETRKAALASAEMLLEGVRQKVTPETPLAMEVADADFAVVQRRKELVEAERNVRDHEAGFRYLIGQEGKATIIPVDPPSREEPQETEEQAVVAALGLRPELLQLQISYNVAQVQERIARRQAWPELSLTGSGGLNGTGETMSKNWKEIIDGRRRFWTVGMQFSYPIGNTAAVNDYRRSKIRTEQLLNQIRSLSWRIRNEVESDMRALISARLQVRMADMSLRIAEKRLEEYRRNNQAGTSTVQDVIDAQNDLTFARNSQVDAVETFASAVSRLWRDMGTLLDHHGIKIDAEHVGKIAGKTALKEESKPEGLGLQLPDLEWAMEAFRAK, encoded by the coding sequence ATGCGCCGAGATTGGCTGAAATTGCCACTCCCCATCATCATCCTGGTGCAACTGCTAAGCATTGACGGTCAGTGTGAAAGCCTTCCCCAAGAACTCAACCTTTCCCGCACGGATGCCATAAAAATGGCCATAACTGGCAACATAGAGGTTCATAACGAATCTCTTTCCTCATTCATGGCAGAACTTGATTCCATCCGCAGCCGCAGCATTTACAACCCGCTACTGACACTTTCCGCAAACAGCGGCATAAATGCTTCACCGGGAGAGCCTTTTCGAACCAGAAACACCCAGACCACCATCGGACTTTCCCAGAACCTTCCCACCGGCGGAAGTATCTCCGTTACCACCCAGACCGGTTACGCTACCGCCGAATCGGAAGACCCGGAATTGACAAGCAGGAACTGGCAGACATCTCTGGGGCTTAACCTAAGTCAGCCGCTGTTACGCAACGCAGGCAGGGAAACGAACGAGTTTTCCATTTTTGCTGCCGACAGCAATCTACAGGATGCCGTGGAGAGGTTTCGCTCCATCATTATCGATACCGTTCACGCCGTCGTCACGTCCTACAACCGTCTTTATACCCTGCGTCGGATTCTGGAGACGCGCAAGGCTGCCCTAGCTTCTGCTGAAATGTTGCTTGAAGGTGTCAGGCAAAAGGTAACCCCGGAAACACCACTGGCCATGGAGGTGGCAGATGCCGATTTTGCCGTTGTCCAGCGTCGCAAGGAGCTGGTGGAGGCGGAACGCAATGTAAGGGACCATGAGGCAGGCTTCCGTTACCTTATCGGTCAGGAAGGGAAAGCCACCATAATCCCCGTTGATCCACCCTCCCGGGAGGAGCCGCAGGAGACGGAGGAACAGGCTGTAGTGGCTGCACTCGGTCTACGTCCCGAACTGCTGCAGTTGCAAATTTCATATAATGTGGCGCAGGTGCAGGAGCGCATCGCAAGGCGGCAGGCCTGGCCCGAGCTTTCCCTGACGGGTAGCGGCGGACTTAACGGCACTGGTGAGACTATGAGCAAAAACTGGAAGGAGATCATTGACGGCAGAAGACGATTTTGGACCGTCGGCATGCAGTTCAGCTATCCCATCGGCAATACGGCAGCCGTCAATGATTACCGCAGGAGCAAGATCAGGACCGAACAGTTGCTAAACCAGATCAGGTCGCTCAGCTGGAGGATCCGCAATGAGGTAGAGTCGGACATGCGGGCGTTGATTTCTGCCCGATTGCAGGTGCGGATGGCCGACATGTCCTTGAGGATAGCGGAGAAGCGTCTTGAAGAATACCGCAGGAACAATCAGGCCGGTACAAGCACAGTTCAGGATGTGATCGATGCGCAAAACGATCTGACCTTTGCCAGAAATTCACAGGTGGATGCGGTAGAAACCTTTGCCAGCGCGGTGTCAAGGCTCTGGAGGGACATGGGCACGCTTTTAGACCACCACGGCATTAAAATAGATGCTGAGCATGTGGGGAAAATAGCTGGAAAGACAGCCCTGAAAGAGGAATCGAAGCCGGAGGGGCTGGGCCTGCAACTACCCGACCTGGAATGGGCCATGGAAGCCTTCAGGGCCAAATAA
- a CDS encoding multiheme c-type cytochrome — MKHPYAKVAAAIAGVLALAATSVAAPAVFNVDREFYPFYPSLIKWNKSPAEFTPPADCGGCHEKQFREWNGSVHQLAFLDPVYQGELNKAVKAVGHEVTRQCEGCHSAAGMVTGEIKGSGLAGLSPMALGGVSCDICHSISDTTHWQTPSHEPENGSMILSPGLSGKGGTDLVKRGPWKPSADCGGGFHKCEESSLHQQADLCASCHQVYHYDAHFPLEATYLEWKHGPYAQKSILCQDCHMVDTATFKRTADEFRKPERGEYHHYFNGANYLLYYLAGAAAERTGDRELVASLKEKYQMAVEHLKSAAALEMTPVYRAGQLSELKVRVKNIRAGHNLPTSLTNVRQMWLEITAKDEKGKVVLASGAVQKDGTLPENTRIFNSDGMGKDFHFAVDPWVVTAFSRHDTIPPHGYKDVFYGMNGAKGAKKVTVEVKLRYRQADQKVAEALLAAVPKDMNLKEIYGLEKVPQLPVVDMTMERQTFQVRK; from the coding sequence ATGAAACATCCATATGCTAAAGTTGCGGCTGCCATTGCCGGGGTACTGGCGCTGGCGGCTACCTCTGTTGCGGCGCCGGCGGTCTTCAACGTGGATCGGGAATTTTACCCGTTCTATCCGTCGCTTATCAAGTGGAACAAGTCGCCGGCGGAGTTCACTCCACCAGCCGACTGCGGCGGCTGCCATGAAAAACAGTTCCGGGAGTGGAACGGTTCCGTGCACCAGCTTGCCTTCCTTGACCCGGTCTACCAGGGGGAGCTGAACAAGGCGGTCAAGGCGGTGGGGCATGAGGTTACCCGCCAGTGCGAGGGTTGCCACTCCGCGGCGGGCATGGTAACCGGCGAAATTAAAGGGTCGGGACTGGCCGGATTAAGCCCCATGGCCCTGGGAGGCGTCTCCTGCGATATCTGCCATTCCATCAGCGATACTACCCACTGGCAGACCCCGTCCCATGAGCCTGAAAATGGCTCGATGATCCTCAGTCCCGGTCTTTCCGGCAAGGGGGGAACCGATCTCGTCAAGCGCGGACCGTGGAAGCCTTCTGCCGATTGTGGCGGTGGCTTCCACAAATGCGAAGAGTCTTCGCTGCACCAGCAAGCCGACCTCTGTGCCTCCTGCCACCAGGTCTACCATTACGATGCCCATTTCCCCCTGGAAGCCACCTACCTGGAGTGGAAACATGGCCCCTATGCCCAAAAATCAATCCTCTGCCAGGACTGCCACATGGTGGATACCGCCACCTTCAAACGCACGGCCGATGAATTCAGAAAGCCGGAAAGGGGTGAATACCACCACTACTTCAATGGTGCCAACTATCTCCTTTATTATCTGGCCGGGGCTGCAGCCGAGAGAACGGGTGACAGGGAGCTGGTCGCATCCCTGAAGGAAAAATACCAGATGGCGGTGGAGCATCTGAAGAGTGCCGCAGCACTGGAGATGACGCCGGTTTACCGGGCAGGGCAGCTCAGTGAGCTGAAGGTCAGGGTAAAGAATATCCGCGCCGGACACAACCTGCCCACCTCCCTGACCAACGTGCGGCAGATGTGGCTGGAGATAACGGCAAAAGACGAGAAGGGTAAGGTGGTATTGGCCAGCGGCGCCGTACAGAAGGACGGCACCTTGCCGGAAAACACACGCATCTTCAATTCGGACGGCATGGGAAAGGACTTCCATTTTGCCGTGGATCCATGGGTGGTAACGGCATTTTCCCGCCACGATACCATTCCTCCCCACGGCTACAAGGACGTTTTCTACGGCATGAACGGGGCGAAGGGGGCTAAGAAGGTAACGGTGGAGGTAAAGCTGCGCTATCGCCAGGCTGACCAGAAGGTGGCGGAGGCGCTTCTGGCCGCGGTGCCCAAGGACATGAACCTGAAGGAGATTTACGGCCTGGAGAAGGTGCCGCAGCTGCCGGTGGTAGATATGACCATGGAGCGGCAGACCTTCCAGGTAAGGAAATAG